A genomic segment from [Limnothrix rosea] IAM M-220 encodes:
- a CDS encoding peptide ABC transporter substrate-binding protein: protein MSFVSRLAVSMSLISLLGLAACGGTQTSPGIQTNTEDTSTLKLLYWQAPTILNPHLSTGFKDWEASRITLEPLATFNENSELIPILAAEIPSVENGGVAADGLSVTWQLKPDILWSDGEPFTAEDVVFTYEWASNPDTGATSLGIFEVVEKVEAIDELTVKVTFKEVTPSWFGVFVGSEGMLLPKHKFEDYQGTEARTAPANLMPVGTGAYRVVEFKPGDVVVYEKNPNYREAETVGFERLELKGGGDATSAARAVLQTGDADFAYNLQVESKILDELSQGGQGEVVANFGSLGERIIINFTDPNKETAEGERSSTEFPHPFLTDIKVREAIATAIDRDTITEELYGITGKANANFVVNPPELVSPNTSYEFNLEKANALLDEAGWVDSNGDGTRDKDGVEMKMVFQTSVNPLRQKTQAIAKQNLREIGIDLELKSIDASVFFSGDPANADTAERFVADLQMFTTGNTNPDPLPYLKRYTCSQIPTMENSWTGDNYARYCNPDYDELWAATNKELDPEKRQAAIIEMNDLLVNNFVVIPLVHRAETAGVSNNLSGVSLTPWDMNTWNIAQWKKASEATE, encoded by the coding sequence ATGTCCTTTGTTTCTCGCCTTGCCGTCAGCATGTCGCTTATTTCTTTGTTGGGGTTAGCTGCCTGTGGTGGCACTCAAACTTCTCCGGGAATCCAGACAAATACTGAAGATACCTCGACTTTAAAACTTCTGTATTGGCAAGCGCCGACTATTCTAAATCCCCATCTCTCGACGGGTTTTAAGGATTGGGAAGCGAGCCGCATTACGCTAGAGCCTCTGGCAACCTTTAATGAAAATAGCGAATTAATTCCGATTTTGGCGGCGGAAATTCCGAGTGTCGAAAATGGCGGTGTTGCAGCAGATGGTTTATCGGTGACGTGGCAGCTTAAGCCTGATATTTTATGGTCTGACGGCGAACCCTTTACCGCTGAGGATGTGGTCTTCACCTATGAATGGGCGAGTAATCCTGATACTGGCGCGACCAGTTTAGGGATTTTTGAGGTGGTCGAGAAGGTCGAGGCGATTGATGAGCTGACCGTCAAGGTTACTTTTAAAGAGGTGACACCGTCTTGGTTTGGGGTGTTTGTCGGTAGTGAGGGAATGCTGTTACCGAAGCATAAATTTGAAGATTACCAAGGGACTGAAGCAAGAACGGCTCCGGCAAATTTGATGCCTGTGGGCACAGGAGCCTATCGGGTGGTGGAATTTAAGCCCGGTGATGTGGTGGTTTATGAAAAAAATCCGAATTATCGTGAGGCGGAGACGGTTGGGTTTGAGCGTCTTGAGCTAAAGGGCGGTGGTGATGCAACTTCGGCGGCGCGGGCTGTGTTGCAAACGGGCGATGCGGATTTTGCCTATAACCTCCAAGTGGAATCGAAAATTCTGGATGAGCTGAGTCAAGGGGGACAGGGTGAGGTGGTTGCTAATTTTGGTTCCCTTGGTGAGCGCATCATTATTAATTTCACCGACCCCAACAAAGAAACGGCTGAAGGTGAACGTTCTAGCACCGAATTTCCTCACCCATTTTTGACGGATATTAAGGTTCGGGAGGCGATCGCCACAGCTATTGATCGAGACACAATCACCGAAGAGCTTTATGGGATTACAGGCAAAGCTAATGCCAATTTTGTGGTGAACCCGCCGGAATTGGTTTCGCCCAACACCAGCTACGAATTCAATCTCGAAAAAGCCAATGCTTTGCTGGATGAAGCGGGCTGGGTGGATAGTAATGGCGATGGCACACGGGATAAAGATGGCGTGGAAATGAAAATGGTTTTTCAGACTTCCGTAAATCCCTTGCGGCAAAAAACTCAGGCGATCGCCAAACAAAACTTACGGGAGATTGGCATTGATCTGGAACTGAAGAGTATTGACGCTAGTGTCTTTTTCTCAGGAGATCCTGCCAATGCAGACACGGCAGAAAGATTTGTTGCTGATCTGCAAATGTTCACGACTGGCAATACCAACCCTGATCCGCTGCCCTATTTAAAACGCTATACCTGCAGCCAAATCCCGACTATGGAAAATAGTTGGACTGGCGATAATTACGCCCGCTATTGTAATCCTGACTATGACGAGCTTTGGGCAGCGACTAATAAAGAACTCGATCCAGAAAAACGGCAGGCCGCCATTATTGAAATGAATGATTTGCTTGTGAATAATTTTGTGGTAATTCCCCTCGTGCATCGTGCGGAAACAGCTGGGGTTAGCAATAACTTATCGGGTGTTTCCCTCACGCCATGGGATATGAATACTTGGAATATTGCCCAATGGAAAAAGGCTTCGGAAGCCACCGAGTAA
- a CDS encoding fumarylacetoacetate hydrolase family protein — MAQRYVRIQTRQGQVYYGVLCLNREVKVLDAPAWLGGQVTEMTIEPDSYKILPPCAPSKVIAVGRNFVGHASELGNEVPTEPLLFLKPSTTIIAHEENIVYPSQSNWVDFEGELALIIGDRTFHCTPEEAHTKIWGYTIANDVTARDLQKKDGQWTRAKGFDTFCPLGPWIVRELSPEAKLQTYINDALEPHQSASVLDMVFSVTELVSYISHVMTLLPGDVVLTGTPSGVGKVNIGDRIRIAIEGIGELENTVVAPKQ, encoded by the coding sequence ATGGCGCAACGTTATGTCCGGATTCAAACTCGCCAAGGGCAGGTGTATTATGGTGTGCTTTGTCTAAATCGCGAGGTAAAGGTTCTCGACGCGCCTGCTTGGCTCGGTGGTCAGGTGACGGAAATGACGATTGAGCCGGATAGTTATAAAATTTTGCCTCCTTGTGCGCCTTCTAAGGTGATTGCAGTGGGTCGCAATTTTGTGGGTCATGCGTCGGAGCTGGGGAATGAGGTGCCGACGGAGCCGTTACTTTTTCTCAAGCCTTCGACGACGATTATTGCCCATGAAGAAAATATTGTTTATCCGTCCCAGTCGAATTGGGTTGATTTTGAAGGGGAGCTGGCTTTGATTATCGGCGATCGCACATTCCACTGCACCCCGGAAGAAGCTCATACCAAGATTTGGGGCTACACGATCGCCAATGATGTGACGGCGCGAGATTTACAGAAAAAAGACGGTCAATGGACGCGGGCGAAGGGCTTTGATACATTTTGCCCATTGGGCCCATGGATTGTGCGGGAACTGAGTCCAGAAGCGAAATTGCAGACTTATATTAACGATGCGCTGGAACCTCACCAGTCAGCTTCCGTGTTGGATATGGTGTTTTCGGTGACGGAGTTGGTGAGTTATATCTCCCATGTGATGACGCTATTGCCGGGGGATGTGGTTTTGACGGGGACACCTTCTGGGGTGGGGAAAGTCAATATCGGCGATCGCATCCGGATTGCCATTGAGGGCATTGGCGAATTAGAAAATACCGTTGTTGCCCCAAAACAGTAA
- the rpsF gene encoding 30S ribosomal protein S6, protein MSNNYELMYILRPDIGEEQVQEASTKYKTMLQESGATDIQVQVRGKRHLAYPIQNFNDGIYIQVNFKADGSQIKTYERDMRFNESVIRYLTMKMDAEPVLAADAEDAPPSEPAAPGA, encoded by the coding sequence ATGAGCAATAACTACGAATTAATGTACATCTTGCGCCCAGACATTGGCGAAGAGCAAGTACAAGAAGCCTCCACAAAGTACAAGACTATGTTGCAAGAGTCTGGTGCTACTGACATACAAGTTCAAGTACGCGGTAAGCGTCACTTGGCCTATCCGATCCAAAACTTCAACGATGGCATCTACATCCAAGTCAACTTCAAAGCTGACGGTAGCCAGATTAAAACCTACGAGCGTGACATGCGTTTCAACGAATCTGTCATTCGTTATCTGACCATGAAGATGGATGCTGAACCTGTTCTCGCTGCTGATGCTGAGGATGCTCCTCCTTCTGAGCCTGCGGCTCCCGGCGCTTAG
- a CDS encoding type IV pilin-like G/H family protein, whose product MTVCFASTMAIAPAAIQSERNSVSANPFTEDSELPLDLSLGELDGSWRQFRIAGQYEFADLMQTWFSLFGITNVYGNTYFTQGETTEMGGKEYLVAYRFPLAPQELDLEDMFAVFDSGQQCDDMSRLEAAILNENTKVSLALLNPNTIGSLNDIQTLDVPGMLQASQEQFAMMQETCAEVNAENQVIEALDNLGAINRAQQDFWLENKRFTDNIESLQIGLSPETDAYSYTMTLQNPSLVTSQAIAKSPEGYHIVGATHVYDDFDSEFPSTITILCEKSEPGGPVPSLPFFDEATNYLACPLGTFETY is encoded by the coding sequence TTGACTGTTTGTTTCGCTAGCACGATGGCGATCGCCCCGGCGGCGATACAAAGCGAGAGAAATAGCGTGTCTGCTAATCCTTTCACCGAGGATTCTGAGCTGCCTCTAGATTTAAGTTTAGGAGAACTAGATGGCTCCTGGCGGCAGTTTCGCATTGCTGGGCAGTATGAATTTGCAGATCTCATGCAAACTTGGTTTAGCTTGTTTGGGATCACCAATGTCTATGGCAATACCTACTTTACCCAAGGTGAGACGACGGAGATGGGTGGCAAAGAATATTTAGTGGCCTATCGTTTCCCCCTCGCGCCCCAGGAACTAGATCTAGAGGATATGTTTGCTGTGTTTGACTCGGGGCAGCAGTGTGATGATATGTCTCGCCTAGAGGCGGCCATCCTCAATGAAAATACCAAGGTTAGTCTTGCCCTACTTAATCCCAACACGATTGGCTCCCTGAATGATATTCAGACCCTTGATGTTCCCGGCATGCTTCAGGCATCTCAGGAGCAGTTCGCCATGATGCAGGAAACTTGTGCAGAGGTGAATGCAGAAAATCAGGTGATCGAGGCTCTTGATAATTTAGGTGCGATTAATCGAGCGCAACAGGATTTTTGGCTAGAAAATAAGCGTTTTACTGACAATATTGAGTCCTTGCAGATTGGGTTATCGCCAGAGACGGATGCCTATAGCTACACTATGACATTGCAAAATCCAAGCCTTGTGACTTCCCAGGCGATCGCCAAATCTCCGGAGGGTTACCATATTGTGGGGGCGACCCATGTTTACGATGATTTTGACAGTGAGTTCCCCTCAACAATTACTATTTTGTGTGAGAAATCTGAACCGGGTGGCCCAGTTCCTTCACTGCCATTTTTCGACGAGGCGACCAATTATTTAGCTTGTCCCCTGGGTACTTTTGAGACGTACTAA
- a CDS encoding Ycf34 family protein, with translation MCICINCEYVDRCQTYHVVETQHQQPHLTENPTFEPKEPTINVNIRSEGEVIEMEWDVVGCQSFSREDGKWAMLRPGEAVPT, from the coding sequence ATGTGTATTTGTATTAACTGTGAATATGTGGATCGATGTCAGACATACCATGTGGTTGAAACTCAACATCAACAGCCTCACCTAACGGAAAATCCCACATTTGAGCCGAAAGAACCCACGATTAATGTCAATATTCGCTCTGAGGGTGAAGTGATTGAAATGGAATGGGACGTGGTCGGTTGCCAAAGTTTTTCCCGCGAAGATGGTAAATGGGCCATGCTACGACCCGGTGAAGCTGTACCCACCTAG
- the gltX gene encoding glutamate--tRNA ligase: MTVRVRIAPSPTGNLHIGTARTAVFNWLFARNQGGTFILRVEDTDTERSRPEYTENIKSGLEWLGMTWDEGPFFQTQRLDQYKAAIQTLLDKGLAYRCYCTPAELDEMREKQKANNQAPRYDNRHRNLTDEERNAFEAEGRTAVIRFKIDDGQQIIWQDLVRGKMSWQGSDLGGDMVIARTPEGDEAFGQPLYNLAVVVDDVDMQISHVIRGEDHIANTAKQILLYEALGAAVPEFAHTPLILNQDGRKLSKRDGVTSVDDFRKMGFTAPALANYMTLLGWTAPDSTQEIFTLDEAAKVFSLERVNKAGAKFDWDKLDWINSQYLHHMPVSELTDLLVPYLEEADLGEYLGDRPWLESLTELVQPSLTRLTDVVAESELLFGNTIELDEKATKQLQTEGVATVLQDVLKAIQETGELDVDGCKAIIKDVTKAHGVKKGLVMKSLRAGLMGKLQGPDLMQSWVLLHQKGWDGDRLTQALGSI, encoded by the coding sequence GTGACCGTTCGCGTTCGTATTGCCCCTAGCCCCACTGGCAACCTCCACATTGGTACAGCCAGAACAGCCGTCTTTAACTGGCTTTTTGCCCGCAACCAAGGCGGTACATTTATTCTCCGTGTTGAAGATACAGATACCGAGCGATCGCGCCCCGAATATACCGAAAACATTAAATCCGGTCTAGAGTGGCTCGGCATGACCTGGGACGAAGGCCCCTTCTTCCAAACTCAACGCCTCGATCAATATAAAGCCGCAATTCAAACGCTTCTAGATAAAGGCTTAGCCTACCGTTGCTACTGCACTCCCGCAGAACTGGACGAGATGCGGGAAAAACAAAAAGCAAATAATCAAGCGCCCCGCTACGATAACCGCCACCGTAATTTAACCGATGAAGAGCGCAACGCCTTTGAAGCAGAAGGTCGTACCGCCGTGATTCGGTTCAAAATTGACGATGGTCAACAAATTATTTGGCAGGATCTTGTGCGGGGCAAGATGTCTTGGCAAGGGAGTGATCTCGGTGGTGATATGGTGATCGCAAGAACCCCGGAAGGTGATGAAGCCTTTGGTCAGCCCCTCTATAACCTCGCGGTAGTTGTTGACGATGTGGATATGCAAATTTCCCACGTCATTCGCGGGGAAGATCATATTGCGAACACTGCGAAGCAAATTTTGTTGTACGAAGCGCTCGGTGCAGCAGTGCCTGAGTTTGCTCACACACCTCTAATCCTGAATCAAGATGGCCGCAAACTTTCCAAGCGTGACGGTGTGACCTCTGTGGATGATTTCCGCAAAATGGGTTTTACAGCGCCTGCTCTGGCAAATTACATGACCTTGCTTGGTTGGACTGCGCCAGATTCGACTCAGGAAATTTTTACCCTCGATGAAGCGGCTAAAGTTTTCTCTCTTGAGCGGGTCAATAAAGCTGGTGCAAAGTTTGATTGGGATAAGCTGGATTGGATTAACTCCCAGTACCTCCACCATATGCCTGTGAGCGAATTAACAGATTTACTTGTGCCCTATCTCGAAGAGGCAGATCTTGGGGAATATCTCGGCGATCGCCCTTGGTTAGAGTCATTAACTGAATTGGTGCAGCCTAGCTTGACTCGTTTGACTGATGTTGTGGCAGAAAGTGAATTACTCTTTGGCAACACCATTGAGCTAGACGAAAAAGCAACTAAGCAACTTCAAACAGAAGGTGTGGCAACGGTTCTGCAAGATGTTCTGAAGGCTATTCAAGAAACAGGTGAGCTAGATGTCGATGGTTGCAAAGCGATCATTAAAGATGTGACCAAAGCCCACGGCGTGAAAAAAGGTCTTGTGATGAAGTCCCTCCGTGCTGGTCTAATGGGTAAGCTCCAAGGTCCGGATCTGATGCAGTCTTGGGTTCTTCTCCATCAGAAAGGCTGGGACGGCGATCGCCTCACCCAAGCCCTTGGTTCAATTTAA
- a CDS encoding DUF6391 domain-containing protein: MTTAPNEFWDEGWFAPQQTLDQELITQLNFVPGLREALIVRQVHALEHATVWMLTEIAEQFPAKWRQGYAELGGMSTENGFYLYGAVDKVDLYRAVANAGDRLRNGEWHLAVHPRCGTNLSVGLFLTAGLAAGASWLLPKDPLSQLIGMGTAAATAMAIAPEVGRYAQRYLTTSIPFNLTMMEIEDSTDIAGNQSHFVRLRWQDAQ, from the coding sequence ATGACAACTGCACCGAATGAGTTTTGGGATGAAGGTTGGTTTGCGCCGCAACAAACATTAGACCAAGAGTTAATCACCCAGCTCAATTTTGTCCCCGGCCTGCGAGAAGCTTTAATCGTGCGCCAAGTCCATGCCCTCGAACATGCAACGGTGTGGATGTTAACGGAGATTGCGGAACAGTTCCCCGCAAAATGGCGACAGGGCTATGCTGAGCTGGGCGGTATGTCTACAGAAAATGGTTTTTATCTCTATGGCGCAGTTGACAAAGTAGATCTGTATCGGGCAGTGGCCAATGCTGGCGATCGCCTCCGTAATGGTGAGTGGCATTTAGCAGTTCATCCCCGGTGTGGCACAAATCTTTCCGTGGGTTTATTCTTAACCGCTGGTTTAGCCGCTGGTGCATCTTGGCTTTTGCCTAAAGATCCCTTGTCTCAATTAATCGGTATGGGCACTGCTGCGGCGACTGCAATGGCGATCGCCCCCGAAGTGGGACGCTATGCCCAGCGTTACCTCACCACCTCAATTCCCTTTAACTTAACAATGATGGAAATCGAGGACAGTACCGATATTGCGGGGAATCAGAGCCATTTTGTCCGATTACGCTGGCAGGATGCGCAATAA
- a CDS encoding site-2 protease family protein, with amino-acid sequence MVFSPETSALVVLAVAAFVVVLWGYQRSQKAGRLGLLAWGQSLSVTAPWFVFITCVLLGISLDTIGVIMLLVASVGAYIYLGNLRREAGQAEELKQKAIARMQDEETQASPSSSTQSEEAEDTPPAIAPIDPEDLQAIKGIFGIDTFFSTESIPYQDGAIFKGNLRGDPEKTHERLTQSLGDRLGDKYRLFLVEDPEGKPVVIVLPSTNDPKTTTLIQKNLALVLLVATLATTLEALGILQGFDLSSNLSRYKEVLPLSLGLWAILGAHELAHWVISEKYNVKLSIPFFLPNWQIGAFGSITRFESLLPTRNALFDIAIAGPIAGGALSLVMLITGLVLSQPNSLFQIPSQFFGGSILVGSLAKLFMGDAIQAAVVAIHPLTILGWLGLVITALNLMPAGRLDGGRVIQAIYGRKTARRTTLATLIILGIVALFNPSNPIPLYWALIIAFIQRDAERPSLNELIEPDDNRALLGLAALLFMLVTLIPLSPSLAGQLGIG; translated from the coding sequence ATGGTTTTTTCTCCGGAAACCTCAGCCCTTGTCGTCCTTGCTGTCGCAGCGTTCGTCGTGGTGCTGTGGGGATACCAGCGATCGCAAAAAGCAGGTCGCCTAGGCTTATTGGCTTGGGGGCAATCCCTGTCGGTGACGGCACCGTGGTTTGTCTTTATCACCTGCGTCTTGCTCGGCATTAGCCTCGATACGATTGGAGTGATTATGCTCCTGGTGGCTTCAGTCGGCGCTTATATTTACCTTGGTAATTTACGGCGGGAAGCGGGACAGGCGGAAGAACTCAAGCAAAAGGCGATCGCCCGCATGCAGGACGAAGAAACCCAAGCATCACCCTCCTCCTCAACCCAGAGTGAGGAAGCCGAAGACACACCGCCGGCCATTGCCCCCATTGATCCGGAAGATTTACAGGCGATTAAGGGGATTTTTGGCATTGATACTTTTTTCTCGACGGAGTCCATTCCCTACCAAGATGGTGCCATTTTTAAAGGAAATCTCCGCGGTGATCCAGAGAAAACCCATGAGAGATTGACCCAAAGTTTAGGCGATCGCCTCGGCGATAAATACCGTTTATTTCTCGTCGAAGATCCCGAAGGGAAACCCGTTGTGATCGTTTTACCCAGCACCAACGATCCCAAAACAACCACCCTTATTCAGAAAAATCTTGCCTTAGTTTTACTCGTAGCCACCCTCGCTACGACCCTAGAAGCCCTCGGTATTTTGCAAGGCTTTGATCTATCGAGTAATTTATCCCGTTATAAAGAAGTATTACCCCTGAGTTTAGGTTTATGGGCGATCCTCGGTGCTCACGAGCTTGCCCATTGGGTGATCAGCGAAAAATATAACGTCAAACTCAGCATTCCTTTTTTCTTGCCCAACTGGCAAATTGGCGCATTCGGTTCCATCACTCGCTTTGAATCCCTTTTACCGACTCGTAATGCCCTCTTTGATATTGCGATCGCCGGGCCAATTGCTGGGGGAGCCTTATCCCTAGTGATGTTAATTACCGGTTTAGTTTTGTCGCAGCCTAACAGTCTGTTTCAAATACCCAGCCAATTTTTCGGTGGCTCTATCCTTGTGGGCAGCCTAGCCAAACTTTTTATGGGAGATGCGATTCAAGCAGCCGTTGTCGCCATTCATCCCCTAACCATTTTGGGATGGCTGGGTCTGGTGATTACCGCCTTAAACCTCATGCCCGCCGGACGACTAGATGGAGGGCGTGTGATTCAGGCCATTTACGGTCGCAAAACGGCTCGCCGTACAACCTTAGCAACGCTAATTATTCTAGGCATTGTGGCTTTATTTAATCCTTCAAATCCCATTCCTCTATATTGGGCATTAATTATTGCTTTTATTCAACGTGATGCAGAGCGTCCGAGCCTAAATGAACTGATCGAACCCGACGATAACCGTGCCCTCCTTGGTTTGGCCGCATTGTTGTTTATGTTGGTGACTTTGATTCCCTTGAGCCCTAGTTTGGCGGGTCAGTTAGGTATCGGTTGA
- the ruvB gene encoding Holliday junction branch migration DNA helicase RuvB, with protein MAIKRSQGNPAPKQSKSSQKSARDPLTSGQALPTETDQSTSEDRIRPQTLADYLGQRDLKEVLGIAIAAAKSRQEPLDHMLLYGPPGLGKTTMSLILAAEMGVKCKITAAPALERPRDISGLLVGLEAGDILFIDEIHRLNRMAEELLYPAMEDSRLDITIGKGVSARTRSIPLKPFTLIGATTKIGSLTSPLRDRFGLIQRLRFYEVDELVAIVHRSAKILDQPVTEAGAIAIARRARGTPRIANRLLRRIRDYAQVKGFAEINDEVAATAMDLYNVDPLGLDWTDRLILDTMISHFGGGPVGLEAIAAATGEDSKTIEEVYEPYLLQIGFLSRTPRGRVVTDNARQHLGLLENKPSQATQLDLL; from the coding sequence ATGGCGATTAAACGTAGCCAAGGAAATCCTGCCCCGAAACAGAGTAAATCGAGTCAGAAATCAGCGCGCGATCCCCTCACTAGCGGTCAAGCTTTACCGACGGAAACAGATCAATCTACGTCAGAAGATCGCATTCGTCCCCAAACTTTGGCAGATTATCTCGGACAAAGGGATCTCAAAGAAGTCCTCGGCATTGCGATCGCCGCCGCAAAATCTCGCCAAGAACCCCTTGACCATATGTTGCTCTACGGGCCACCGGGATTGGGTAAAACAACCATGTCCCTCATTTTGGCGGCAGAAATGGGCGTAAAGTGCAAAATTACGGCAGCACCAGCCCTAGAACGCCCCCGCGATATTAGTGGTTTACTCGTGGGTTTGGAAGCGGGCGATATTTTATTTATCGACGAAATTCACCGCCTCAACCGTATGGCAGAAGAGCTACTTTATCCGGCGATGGAGGATAGTCGTCTTGATATCACCATTGGTAAAGGTGTCAGTGCGAGAACCCGCAGTATTCCCCTCAAACCTTTTACTTTGATTGGGGCAACGACAAAAATTGGGTCACTAACGTCGCCATTGCGGGATCGTTTTGGGTTAATCCAACGCTTGCGCTTCTATGAGGTGGATGAGTTGGTTGCCATTGTGCATCGTAGTGCCAAAATTCTTGATCAGCCGGTGACAGAAGCTGGGGCGATCGCCATTGCAAGACGGGCGCGGGGAACCCCACGCATTGCTAATCGTTTGCTCAGAAGAATTCGAGATTATGCCCAAGTCAAGGGCTTTGCTGAGATTAATGATGAAGTGGCGGCAACGGCAATGGATTTATACAACGTTGATCCGCTGGGTTTAGATTGGACAGATCGTCTCATCCTTGACACTATGATTAGTCATTTTGGCGGTGGCCCTGTGGGTTTGGAGGCGATCGCCGCCGCCACTGGCGAAGACAGTAAAACCATCGAAGAAGTGTATGAGCCGTATTTATTACAAATTGGTTTTTTGAGCCGGACACCCAGGGGACGAGTGGTTACTGATAATGCCCGTCAACACCTCGGTTTGCTCGAAAATAAACCGTCCCAAGCAACCCAGTTAGATTTGCTCTAA
- a CDS encoding sugar phosphate nucleotidyltransferase, giving the protein MKAMILAAGRGTRVRPITYTIPKPLIPILQKPVMEFLLDLLVEHGFDQIMVNVSHLAHEIEGYFKDGQRYGVHLAYSFEGSIEDGDLKGDALGSAGGLRKIQDFNPFFDDTFIVLCGDALIDLDLTAAVKWHREKGAIATVITKSVPLEDVPSYGVVVTDDEDRILSFQEKPSVEEALSTKINTGIYIFEPEVIDYIPPNCEFDIGGELFPKLVESKAPFYALDMDFEWVDIGKVPDYWQAIQDVLQGKVKNVPIPGIEVKPGVYTGLNVAVDWDKVDIEGPVYIGGMTRIEDGAKIVGPTMIGPSCWICSGATVESSVVFEYSRLGSGVRIKDKLVFGRYCVDKTGATIDLQETALDWWITDARHANPPEAPIDANPHVAESLEIEEFLNTTVAE; this is encoded by the coding sequence ATGAAAGCCATGATTCTGGCAGCGGGCCGGGGCACAAGGGTACGCCCCATCACCTACACAATCCCCAAGCCACTAATTCCAATTTTACAAAAACCCGTGATGGAATTTTTGCTTGATCTGCTGGTGGAGCATGGTTTCGACCAGATCATGGTAAATGTTAGCCACCTCGCCCATGAGATCGAAGGATATTTTAAAGATGGTCAGCGCTATGGGGTACACCTCGCCTATTCCTTTGAAGGCAGTATTGAGGATGGTGATCTTAAGGGTGATGCCCTTGGTTCGGCTGGCGGCCTACGTAAAATCCAAGATTTTAATCCCTTCTTTGATGACACTTTTATTGTGCTCTGTGGTGATGCGTTAATTGATCTTGACCTCACGGCAGCGGTGAAATGGCATCGCGAAAAGGGGGCGATCGCCACGGTCATTACCAAATCTGTACCCCTCGAAGATGTGCCCAGCTACGGCGTTGTGGTTACCGACGACGAAGACCGTATTCTCAGCTTCCAAGAAAAACCTTCCGTCGAAGAAGCCCTGAGCACAAAGATTAATACCGGTATTTACATCTTTGAGCCAGAGGTGATTGATTACATTCCGCCCAACTGTGAATTTGATATTGGTGGTGAGCTATTCCCCAAACTCGTCGAAAGTAAAGCGCCGTTTTATGCCCTCGATATGGATTTTGAGTGGGTAGATATCGGTAAAGTGCCCGACTATTGGCAGGCCATCCAAGATGTTCTTCAGGGCAAGGTCAAAAATGTTCCCATTCCGGGTATTGAAGTCAAACCCGGTGTATACACTGGCTTAAATGTGGCTGTCGACTGGGACAAAGTTGACATTGAAGGCCCCGTCTACATTGGTGGCATGACACGCATTGAAGATGGTGCCAAAATTGTTGGCCCGACAATGATTGGCCCTAGTTGTTGGATTTGTTCTGGCGCAACGGTCGAAAGTAGTGTGGTCTTTGAATATTCTCGCCTTGGTTCTGGTGTCAGAATCAAGGATAAATTGGTGTTTGGCCGCTATTGCGTTGATAAAACGGGTGCGACGATCGATCTCCAGGAAACAGCCCTTGATTGGTGGATTACGGATGCTCGCCATGCCAATCCACCGGAGGCTCCCATTGATGCGAATCCCCATGTGGCAGAGAGTCTCGAAATTGAGGAGTTTCTTAATACCACTGTGGCGGAATAG